The following coding sequences lie in one Frigoribacterium sp. SL97 genomic window:
- a CDS encoding SRPBCC family protein has protein sequence MSTTHRFIEASPHDVFDVLSDGWLFTSWVVGSARIREVELTWPSVEARVHHSFGVWPLVIDDETTILEWDPPVRAVFHARGWPMGEARVEIDVRNRMGGCFVTMTEYAVAGPGRLVPKALMDPPLHWRNREALQRLAWLAEGRMTDRVSPS, from the coding sequence ATGAGCACCACGCACCGCTTCATCGAGGCCTCACCCCACGACGTCTTCGACGTGCTGAGCGACGGGTGGCTCTTCACGAGCTGGGTCGTCGGGTCGGCGCGCATCCGCGAGGTCGAACTGACCTGGCCGAGCGTCGAGGCCAGGGTCCACCACTCGTTCGGAGTCTGGCCGTTGGTCATCGACGACGAGACGACCATCCTCGAGTGGGACCCTCCGGTCCGGGCCGTGTTCCACGCCAGGGGCTGGCCGATGGGCGAGGCCCGGGTCGAGATCGACGTGCGCAACCGCATGGGCGGCTGCTTCGTCACGATGACCGAGTACGCCGTCGCGGGCCCCGGTCGGCTGGTGCCGAAGGCCCTGATGGACCCGCCGCTGCACTGGCGCAACAGAGAAGCGCTGCAGCGACTGGCCTGGTTGGCCGAGGGTCGCATGACGGATCGCGTCTCGCCCAGCTGA
- a CDS encoding SDR family oxidoreductase: MTSTRTAVVTGGSAGLGRATVRELAARGWDVAILARGQDGLDGAVRDVEAAGRRALGISTDVADRAQVESAADRVEAELGPIDLWVNDAMVGVFGEFLETDPDDFERATAVNYFGFVNGTRAALSRMVPRDRGQVIQVGSALAHRGIPLQASYCGAKHAVQGFTESVTTELIHNKSSVRISTVDMPALNTIQFNWVRSTLPEHPQPVPPIFEPEVGARAIADVADKPRRRTWLGEPTVMTVLGNRFVANFLDVYLAKSGYSGQQAPDKSEPMLPDNLYEPTAGDHGARGIFSDRARTTSPQVWYTRNRALTVGAVVGASAAATAAVVGRVTRGRRA, from the coding sequence ATGACCAGCACGAGAACCGCCGTCGTCACCGGAGGGTCCGCGGGACTCGGCCGGGCCACCGTCCGAGAGCTCGCCGCGCGCGGATGGGACGTCGCGATCCTCGCTCGGGGACAGGACGGGCTCGACGGGGCCGTCCGCGACGTCGAGGCCGCCGGTCGCCGTGCGCTGGGCATCTCGACCGACGTGGCCGATCGCGCCCAGGTCGAGTCGGCCGCCGATCGCGTCGAGGCTGAGCTCGGGCCGATCGACCTCTGGGTCAACGACGCCATGGTCGGTGTGTTCGGCGAGTTCCTCGAGACGGACCCCGACGACTTCGAGCGGGCCACGGCCGTCAACTACTTCGGCTTCGTCAACGGCACTCGTGCGGCCCTGTCGCGCATGGTGCCCCGCGACCGCGGGCAGGTCATCCAGGTGGGATCGGCGCTCGCCCACCGAGGCATCCCGCTCCAGGCCTCGTACTGCGGCGCGAAGCACGCCGTCCAGGGCTTCACCGAGTCGGTGACGACCGAGTTGATCCACAACAAGAGCTCGGTGCGGATCAGCACGGTCGACATGCCGGCCCTCAACACCATCCAGTTCAACTGGGTGCGCTCGACCCTGCCCGAGCACCCCCAGCCCGTGCCGCCCATCTTCGAACCCGAGGTCGGGGCCCGGGCGATCGCCGACGTCGCCGACAAGCCGCGTCGCCGGACCTGGCTTGGCGAGCCCACCGTCATGACGGTGCTCGGCAACCGGTTCGTCGCGAACTTTCTCGACGTCTACCTCGCCAAGAGCGGGTACTCCGGCCAGCAGGCTCCCGACAAGAGCGAGCCCATGCTGCCCGACAACCTCTACGAGCCCACGGCCGGTGACCACGGGGCTCGCGGCATCTTCAGCGACCGCGCGCGCACCACGAGTCCGCAGGTCTGGTACACCCGCAACCGCGCCCTGACCGTGGGGGCCGTGGTGGGGGCGTCCGCGGCCGCCACCGCCGCCGTGGTGGGTCGGGTGACCCGCGGGCGTCGGGCATGA
- a CDS encoding SDR family oxidoreductase — MSKVWFITGASKGFGREWAEAAIERGDKVAGTARKIDDVTPLVDAYGDSFLPLQLDVNDRAADVAAVQKAAEHFGRLDVVVNNAGFGHFGMIEEITEDEARAQLETNLFGALWVSQAALPIMREQGSGHIVQVSSIGGISAFPTVGIYHASKWGLEGFSQSLAQEVAGFGIKVTLVEPGGYSTDWSGPSASRSDELEAYADVREAASKRPSAADPGDPTATRSAILTVVDADEPPLRVFFGKAPLEIATKDYESRLKTWNEWQPVSIEAHGN; from the coding sequence GTGAGCAAGGTCTGGTTCATCACCGGTGCATCCAAGGGCTTCGGCCGCGAGTGGGCCGAGGCGGCCATCGAACGCGGCGACAAGGTCGCGGGCACCGCACGGAAGATCGACGACGTCACGCCCCTCGTGGACGCGTACGGCGACTCCTTCCTGCCCCTCCAGCTCGACGTCAACGACCGTGCGGCCGACGTCGCCGCGGTGCAGAAGGCCGCCGAGCACTTCGGACGACTGGACGTCGTCGTGAACAACGCCGGCTTCGGCCATTTCGGCATGATCGAGGAGATCACCGAGGACGAGGCCCGTGCCCAGCTCGAGACGAACCTGTTCGGCGCCCTCTGGGTGTCACAGGCGGCGCTCCCGATCATGCGCGAGCAGGGCTCGGGTCACATCGTCCAGGTGTCGAGCATCGGCGGCATCAGCGCCTTCCCGACGGTCGGCATCTACCACGCCTCGAAATGGGGGCTCGAGGGCTTCAGCCAGTCGCTGGCCCAGGAGGTCGCGGGCTTCGGCATCAAGGTGACCCTCGTCGAGCCCGGCGGCTACTCGACCGACTGGTCGGGCCCCTCCGCCTCGCGCAGCGACGAACTCGAGGCCTACGCCGACGTCCGTGAGGCCGCGTCGAAGCGTCCCTCGGCCGCCGACCCCGGCGACCCCACGGCCACCCGTTCCGCGATCCTCACGGTCGTCGACGCCGACGAGCCGCCGCTGCGCGTCTTCTTCGGCAAGGCGCCGCTCGAGATCGCCACGAAGGACTACGAGTCGCGTCTGAAGACGTGGAACGAGTGGCAGCCCGTCTCGATCGAGGCTCACGGGAACTGA
- a CDS encoding DedA family protein has protein sequence MTSTALVLRASSSSSQDVVADLDGLVGFAARVIDALGEWGVALLTFVETVFPPIPSEVILPLAGFLAGAGSMNIVLLIALSTLGAYLGALVLYGLGAGLGLDRSIRWLAKLPLVDRHDFEKAAGWFERHGRSAVFFGRFIPGVRSLISLPAGAERMPLLVFSVFTIVGSGLWNGLLIGLGAALGTQYELIDRYAKYLDYVVYAAIAGVVVFLVVRSVRRRRAGVDDASRDAVDQDVRG, from the coding sequence ATGACCTCGACAGCCCTCGTCCTCCGCGCCTCCTCGTCCTCGAGCCAGGACGTCGTCGCCGACCTCGACGGCCTCGTCGGGTTCGCCGCCCGCGTCATCGACGCCCTCGGCGAGTGGGGCGTCGCCCTGCTGACCTTCGTCGAGACCGTGTTCCCGCCGATCCCCAGCGAGGTCATCCTGCCGCTGGCCGGGTTCCTGGCCGGCGCCGGGTCGATGAACATCGTGCTGTTGATCGCGCTGAGCACCCTCGGCGCCTACCTGGGCGCCCTGGTCCTCTACGGGCTCGGGGCCGGTCTCGGCCTCGACCGCAGCATCCGGTGGCTGGCCAAGCTGCCGCTGGTCGACCGCCACGACTTCGAGAAGGCGGCCGGCTGGTTCGAGCGCCACGGACGGTCCGCGGTGTTCTTCGGCCGGTTCATCCCGGGCGTGCGCAGCCTCATCTCGCTTCCCGCCGGTGCCGAGCGCATGCCCCTGCTGGTCTTCTCGGTCTTCACGATCGTGGGCAGCGGCCTCTGGAACGGGCTGTTGATCGGGTTGGGCGCCGCCCTCGGCACCCAGTACGAGCTCATCGACCGGTACGCGAAGTACCTGGACTACGTCGTGTACGCCGCCATCGCGGGCGTCGTGGTGTTCCTCGTCGTCCGGTCGGTGCGCCGCCGTCGAGCCGGCGTCGACGACGCGTCGCGTGACGCCGTCGATCAGGACGTTCGCGGCTGA
- a CDS encoding phytoene desaturase family protein, which yields MSAAPEVDAVVVGAGPNGLAAAVVLARAGLRVEVVERADTIGGGARTQEATLPGFRHDICSAVHPMALASGFFQRFQLDRRIELTVPDISYAHPLDGGRAGIAYRDLDRTADGLGVDGAAWARLLRGLVETEPRMAKFTMRELVRVPDDPVTLARFGLAALSQSGPWWNAGFSGDEAPAMLAGVMAHAIRPMPSLSTSAAGLVLAVHAHARGWPVPTGGSQSIVDAMADDVLAHGGTITTGVDVTSIDELPRAKATIFDTSARALADIAGSRLPDRYERALRRFRYGNAAAKVDFALSGPVPWANDEARRSPTLHLGGTRAEIASGEHDVASGRHARTPYVLVAQAGVVDGTRAPDGEQALWAYTHVPRGSTVDQTETVIAGIERFAPGFRDTILATNSRTAVDLEAHDPNYIGGDIAAGAPSVWQLAARPTLSTEPWRTPTPGLYLCSSSTPPGPSVHGLGGAYAARSALKHEFGIDRLPYLGVDS from the coding sequence ATGAGCGCCGCGCCCGAGGTGGACGCGGTCGTCGTCGGTGCGGGGCCCAACGGTCTCGCGGCGGCCGTGGTGCTCGCTCGGGCCGGTCTCCGCGTCGAGGTCGTCGAACGGGCCGACACGATCGGTGGGGGAGCGCGCACCCAGGAGGCGACCCTGCCGGGCTTCCGCCACGACATCTGTTCGGCCGTGCACCCCATGGCCCTCGCGTCGGGGTTCTTCCAGCGGTTCCAACTCGACCGCCGGATCGAGCTGACGGTCCCCGACATCTCGTACGCCCACCCGCTCGACGGCGGACGTGCCGGCATCGCCTACCGGGACCTCGACCGGACGGCGGACGGGCTCGGTGTCGACGGGGCCGCCTGGGCGCGCCTCCTGCGGGGTCTGGTCGAGACCGAGCCCCGCATGGCGAAGTTCACGATGCGCGAGCTCGTCCGGGTGCCGGACGACCCGGTGACCCTCGCACGCTTCGGTCTGGCCGCCCTGTCACAGAGCGGCCCCTGGTGGAACGCCGGGTTCTCGGGTGACGAGGCCCCGGCCATGCTCGCCGGGGTGATGGCCCACGCGATCCGCCCGATGCCGAGCCTGTCGACCTCGGCCGCCGGACTCGTCCTGGCCGTCCACGCGCACGCCCGGGGCTGGCCGGTGCCGACCGGTGGCAGCCAGTCGATCGTCGACGCCATGGCCGACGACGTCCTGGCCCACGGAGGCACCATCACGACGGGCGTGGACGTCACGTCGATCGACGAGCTGCCGAGGGCGAAGGCCACGATCTTCGACACGAGCGCCCGTGCCCTGGCCGACATCGCGGGCAGTCGTCTGCCCGACCGGTACGAGCGCGCCCTGCGGCGCTTCCGGTACGGGAACGCGGCGGCCAAGGTCGACTTCGCGCTGTCGGGGCCGGTGCCCTGGGCGAACGACGAGGCCCGGCGCAGCCCCACGCTGCACCTCGGGGGGACGCGGGCCGAGATCGCCTCGGGCGAGCACGACGTCGCCTCGGGTCGACACGCCCGCACGCCGTACGTCCTGGTGGCCCAGGCGGGCGTGGTCGACGGCACGCGCGCCCCCGACGGTGAGCAGGCCCTGTGGGCGTACACGCACGTGCCGCGCGGGTCCACGGTCGACCAGACCGAGACCGTCATCGCCGGCATCGAGCGCTTCGCGCCGGGGTTCCGTGACACGATCCTGGCCACGAACAGCCGCACAGCGGTCGACCTCGAAGCGCACGACCCCAACTACATCGGCGGCGACATCGCCGCCGGGGCCCCGAGCGTCTGGCAGCTGGCGGCACGGCCGACGCTGTCGACCGAACCGTGGCGCACGCCGACGCCTGGCCTCTACCTGTGTTCGTCCTCGACCCCGCCGGGCCCCTCGGTGCACGGGCTGGGTGGCGCCTACGCCGCGCGCAGCGCCCTGAAGCACGAGTTCGGCATCGACCGGCTGCCGTACCTCGGAGTCGACTCCTGA
- the lepB gene encoding signal peptidase I → MTDSSPLADATDEGEGTRASGIRRNPTGRWLLELLAIVLVGLLLSWGVRTFLVRSFSIPSGSMERTLMIGDRIIVNELAPGLLPLHRGDIVVFEDPGGWLGYGDDAGQDLVKRVIGLPGDHVSCCDADGHVLVNGRALDEPYLTLADGGPRASATDFDVTVPEGALWVLGDNRDRSADSRAHQTGPYAGFVPVDDVIGRAFVISWPVDRWQGL, encoded by the coding sequence GTGACCGACAGCAGCCCCCTCGCGGACGCGACCGACGAGGGCGAGGGGACCCGCGCCTCCGGGATCCGCCGGAACCCCACGGGCCGGTGGCTGCTCGAGTTGCTCGCGATCGTCCTGGTGGGGCTGTTGCTGTCGTGGGGCGTGCGGACCTTCCTCGTGCGCAGCTTCTCCATCCCGTCGGGATCGATGGAACGGACGCTGATGATCGGCGACCGGATCATCGTCAACGAACTGGCACCCGGACTCCTGCCGTTGCACCGCGGCGACATCGTCGTCTTCGAGGACCCGGGCGGGTGGCTCGGCTACGGCGACGACGCCGGTCAGGACCTCGTCAAGCGCGTCATCGGCCTGCCGGGCGACCACGTCAGCTGCTGCGACGCGGACGGCCACGTGCTCGTCAACGGCCGGGCCCTCGACGAGCCGTACCTCACGCTCGCCGACGGCGGACCCCGCGCCTCGGCGACCGACTTCGACGTGACCGTGCCCGAGGGGGCGCTCTGGGTGCTCGGCGACAACCGCGACCGGTCGGCGGACTCGCGCGCACACCAGACCGGGCCCTACGCGGGCTTCGTTCCCGTCGACGACGTGATCGGGCGGGCGTTCGTGATCAGCTGGCCGGTCGACCGGTGGCAGGGCCTCTGA
- a CDS encoding spermidine/putrescine ABC transporter substrate-binding protein codes for MAEQIEGRVSSAVDAWLRWLPRWHIGTARGRTRPCRMCLGSPVATAAGFDHDVPHAVQHALLNRMRQIVDDDVDEYTARNLPLVTRELRLAEAQEARGYRPEQGLDPEFQGLDLDPEPEPGQPFLFTLAGLAGMPADAGIVPPDPTVVGGSTGATSTTEPDVAAASFDPDDLDGWLLPPDAVTPTDAPVPDVPRPAAGSEHRPGPTPRPEPEPQPEYSDEAKAALRHEITLAGDHAESVGTSLCLALVQHRPRIAEALDRLVAPQVDELLAELSRALEQPRSR; via the coding sequence ATGGCCGAGCAGATCGAGGGACGTGTGAGCTCTGCCGTCGACGCCTGGCTGCGCTGGCTGCCCCGGTGGCACATCGGCACCGCCCGCGGTCGCACGCGACCGTGTCGGATGTGCCTCGGCTCGCCCGTCGCCACCGCCGCCGGATTCGATCACGACGTGCCGCACGCCGTCCAGCACGCGCTGCTGAACCGGATGCGGCAGATCGTCGACGACGACGTCGACGAGTACACGGCCCGCAACCTCCCGCTCGTCACGCGCGAGCTGCGACTGGCCGAGGCCCAGGAGGCGCGGGGCTACCGACCCGAGCAGGGTCTCGACCCCGAGTTCCAGGGTCTCGATCTCGACCCCGAACCCGAACCGGGCCAGCCGTTCCTCTTCACGCTCGCCGGGCTCGCGGGGATGCCGGCGGACGCCGGCATCGTCCCGCCCGACCCGACCGTCGTGGGCGGGTCCACCGGAGCCACCTCCACGACCGAGCCCGACGTCGCGGCCGCGTCGTTCGACCCCGACGACCTTGACGGCTGGCTGCTGCCGCCGGACGCGGTGACGCCGACCGACGCGCCCGTGCCGGACGTGCCTCGCCCGGCCGCAGGATCGGAACACCGACCGGGTCCGACCCCACGACCCGAGCCCGAGCCCCAGCCCGAGTACTCGGACGAGGCCAAGGCCGCGCTGCGACACGAGATCACCTTGGCGGGCGACCACGCCGAGTCCGTCGGAACGAGCCTGTGCCTGGCCCTGGTGCAGCACCGTCCGCGCATCGCCGAGGCCCTCGACCGCCTCGTGGCCCCCCAGGTCGACGAACTGCTGGCAGAGTTGTCGCGCGCACTCGAGCAGCCGCGGTCGCGCTGA
- a CDS encoding discoidin domain-containing protein: MQGARRASAGRLAIATMMTVALVAALVTAQASVAARASDAVLSQGRSAGASSVASRSTPAAAAVDGDGRTGWRSARAGSQWLQVSIGPQVDVSQVSLQWGDAPATAYEVQISSTGKTWRTLASTTRGDGGTDTYDVAGTGRHVRVLATVSATGTGYSLSELTVRGSRTGSPSTTPGVRLAGGAGSWRLEVDGRPFMVEGVTYGAPVAEAATHFPDIASMGANTVRTWGTDTGSGRLFDAASASGLHVVAGLWLDHGVDYVGDTAYKTATLATIRSTVAAYRDRPSLLAWDVGNEVMLGQGESQRVAYARFVDEVARTIHSIDPGHPVTSTDAWIGALSYYEEHAPSLDFYSVNSYGGVGYLEDGWISGGYTKPYLVTETGPAGSWEVPDDANGIPLEPGDEAKARAYTAAWQAVLSHPGVALGATVFNYGLENDEPGVWLNLRTDGLRRLSYFAVQRAYGGEAPTNTSPVVRSMTLSPASGVRPGAPVTLTTSVTDPDGDPVTYRVYATSRYVDGDESLRPLPATTTGPGTMTVQAPPRPGVWKIYVYALDGRGNVGIEARSVRVV; the protein is encoded by the coding sequence ATGCAGGGTGCCAGGCGCGCGAGCGCGGGCCGTCTGGCGATCGCCACGATGATGACGGTCGCCCTGGTCGCGGCCCTCGTGACGGCCCAGGCCTCCGTCGCGGCCCGGGCCTCGGACGCCGTCCTCTCGCAGGGACGCAGTGCGGGGGCCTCGTCGGTCGCTTCGCGGTCCACCCCGGCAGCGGCCGCGGTGGACGGCGACGGGCGGACGGGCTGGAGGAGCGCGCGGGCGGGCTCGCAGTGGTTGCAGGTCAGCATCGGGCCGCAGGTCGACGTGTCGCAGGTCTCGCTGCAGTGGGGTGACGCCCCGGCGACGGCCTACGAGGTCCAGATCTCGTCGACCGGCAAGACCTGGCGCACGCTGGCGTCGACGACCCGGGGTGACGGCGGCACGGACACGTACGACGTGGCGGGGACGGGGAGGCACGTCCGGGTGCTCGCGACGGTCTCGGCCACGGGCACGGGGTACTCGCTGTCCGAGCTGACGGTGCGTGGGTCCCGGACCGGGTCGCCGTCCACCACTCCGGGCGTCCGGCTCGCCGGTGGTGCCGGCTCGTGGCGCCTCGAGGTCGACGGGCGGCCCTTCATGGTCGAGGGGGTCACCTACGGCGCCCCGGTCGCCGAGGCGGCCACCCACTTCCCCGACATCGCCTCGATGGGCGCCAACACGGTCCGCACCTGGGGCACCGACACGGGCTCGGGGCGCCTCTTCGACGCCGCGTCGGCGTCCGGTCTCCACGTCGTCGCCGGCCTGTGGCTCGACCACGGCGTCGACTACGTCGGCGACACCGCGTACAAGACGGCCACCCTGGCGACCATCCGCTCGACCGTGGCCGCCTACCGGGATCGGCCGAGCCTCCTGGCATGGGACGTGGGCAACGAGGTGATGCTGGGGCAGGGCGAGAGCCAACGTGTCGCCTACGCCCGCTTCGTCGACGAGGTCGCCCGGACGATCCACTCGATCGACCCGGGCCACCCCGTCACCTCGACCGACGCCTGGATCGGCGCCCTCTCGTACTACGAGGAGCACGCTCCGTCGCTCGACTTCTACTCGGTCAACTCGTACGGCGGTGTCGGGTACCTCGAGGACGGGTGGATCTCCGGCGGCTACACCAAGCCCTACCTGGTGACCGAGACCGGTCCGGCCGGCTCGTGGGAGGTCCCCGACGACGCGAACGGCATCCCGCTCGAACCCGGCGACGAGGCCAAGGCCCGGGCCTACACCGCCGCGTGGCAGGCCGTCCTGTCCCATCCCGGCGTCGCCCTCGGGGCCACCGTCTTCAACTACGGCCTCGAGAACGACGAGCCCGGCGTCTGGTTGAACCTCCGGACCGACGGCCTCCGTCGGCTGTCGTACTTCGCGGTCCAACGCGCCTACGGCGGGGAAGCGCCCACCAACACGTCGCCCGTCGTGCGCTCCATGACGCTGTCCCCGGCCTCGGGAGTGCGCCCGGGCGCACCCGTCACGCTGACGACCTCGGTGACCGACCCCGACGGCGACCCCGTGACCTACCGGGTCTACGCCACGAGCCGGTACGTCGACGGGGACGAGTCCCTCCGGCCGTTGCCGGCGACCACCACGGGGCCGGGGACCATGACGGTACAGGCCCCGCCCCGCCCCGGGGTGTGGAAGATCTACGTCTACGCGCTCGACGGCCGGGGAAACGTGGGCATCGAGGCCCGCTCGGTCCGCGTCGTCTGA
- a CDS encoding DUF3054 domain-containing protein: MTRTSPTSSPTTRRREVGPAWWPIVVDLVAVLAFVVIGRRSHAEGLDLPGLHGTLWPFVVGSVVGWASVTGVRWPLSAVRSGAVVWVSTAVIGVLLRVVSGQGVQVSFVVVTVVVLGVFVVGWRAVAALVRR, encoded by the coding sequence ATGACCCGCACCAGCCCGACCTCGTCCCCGACGACCCGGCGGCGGGAGGTCGGCCCGGCCTGGTGGCCGATCGTCGTCGACCTCGTCGCGGTCCTGGCCTTCGTCGTCATCGGCCGTCGCAGCCACGCCGAAGGCCTTGACCTGCCCGGCCTGCACGGCACGCTGTGGCCGTTCGTGGTCGGCTCGGTCGTCGGCTGGGCGAGCGTGACCGGCGTCCGCTGGCCGCTGTCGGCCGTCCGCTCGGGAGCGGTCGTCTGGGTCTCCACCGCCGTGATCGGCGTGCTGCTCCGTGTGGTGAGCGGTCAGGGTGTGCAGGTCAGCTTCGTCGTCGTGACGGTCGTCGTGCTCGGCGTGTTCGTCGTGGGGTGGCGAGCGGTCGCCGCCCTCGTCCGCCGCTGA
- a CDS encoding long-chain-fatty-acid--CoA ligase has protein sequence MTTDSARPWLDSYAPGVPHDLEPVDGSLLDLVEASAARYPRAVALEFFGATTTYSELVDQIARAAEGLRKLGVGHGDTVAIVLPNGPQHVVAFYAVLRLGAIVVEHNPLYTPRELRHQFEDHGAKVAIAWNKVVETIQAFPDDVAVDHLVSVDVTRAMPFTTRAALALPIKKARQSRERLTTTVTGTTPWEKVVGSSRIKARHPRPATDDLAVIQYTSGTTGAPKGAQLTHHNLLSNAAQAQAWVPTIERGTCVVYAVLPMFHAYGLTLCLTFAMSMGARLVLFPAFDPALVLKVMKKHPPTFLPAVPPIYARLQKAADDAGVSLKGVDVAISGAMPLSADVVEPWEAESGGWLVEGYGLSECSPVLMANPVGPTRRAGTVGLPLPGTEVRVVDPENPTVDVAAGERGELIVRGPQVFSGYYRKPKESGEVFVDGDWFRTGDIVTIDDDGFVRIVDRIKELIITGGFNVSPSEVEEVLTRFEGVAEAAVVGLPTPGGEQVAAAIVVKPGAHVDVAALRSFARKHLTPYKVPRRIVVVDDLPRSLIGKVLRRKVRDSLAER, from the coding sequence GTGACCACCGACAGCGCTCGTCCCTGGCTCGACTCCTACGCACCCGGCGTGCCGCACGACCTCGAACCGGTCGACGGCTCGCTGCTCGACCTGGTCGAGGCCTCCGCGGCGCGGTACCCCAGGGCGGTGGCGCTCGAGTTCTTCGGGGCGACGACCACCTATTCCGAGCTCGTCGACCAGATCGCGCGGGCGGCCGAGGGGCTGCGCAAGCTCGGGGTCGGCCACGGCGACACCGTCGCGATCGTGTTGCCGAACGGTCCGCAGCACGTCGTCGCGTTCTACGCGGTGCTGCGCCTCGGCGCGATCGTCGTCGAGCACAACCCGCTCTACACGCCGCGCGAGCTGCGTCACCAGTTCGAGGACCACGGCGCCAAGGTGGCCATCGCCTGGAACAAGGTGGTCGAGACCATCCAGGCCTTCCCCGACGACGTGGCCGTCGATCACCTCGTCTCGGTCGACGTCACCCGGGCGATGCCGTTCACCACGCGGGCGGCCCTGGCCCTGCCGATCAAGAAGGCCCGCCAGTCCCGTGAGCGCCTCACGACGACCGTGACGGGCACCACGCCGTGGGAGAAGGTCGTCGGCTCGTCCCGCATCAAGGCGAGGCACCCGCGACCGGCCACCGACGACCTGGCGGTCATCCAGTACACGAGCGGCACCACGGGCGCGCCCAAGGGTGCCCAGCTGACGCACCACAACCTCCTGTCGAACGCCGCGCAGGCCCAGGCCTGGGTGCCGACGATCGAGCGCGGCACCTGCGTCGTCTACGCGGTGCTGCCGATGTTCCACGCGTACGGCCTGACGCTCTGCCTCACCTTCGCGATGAGCATGGGCGCCCGACTCGTGCTCTTCCCGGCCTTCGACCCGGCGCTGGTGCTCAAGGTCATGAAGAAGCACCCGCCGACCTTCCTGCCCGCGGTCCCCCCGATCTACGCCCGTCTGCAGAAGGCCGCCGACGACGCCGGCGTCTCACTGAAGGGCGTCGACGTCGCGATCTCGGGGGCCATGCCGCTCTCGGCCGACGTCGTCGAGCCGTGGGAGGCCGAGTCCGGCGGCTGGTTGGTCGAGGGCTACGGGCTCTCCGAGTGCTCGCCCGTCCTCATGGCCAACCCCGTCGGTCCGACGCGCCGCGCCGGCACGGTCGGTCTGCCCCTGCCGGGCACCGAGGTGCGCGTCGTCGACCCCGAGAACCCCACGGTCGACGTGGCGGCCGGTGAACGCGGCGAGCTGATCGTCCGTGGCCCGCAGGTCTTCAGCGGGTACTACCGCAAGCCGAAAGAATCGGGCGAGGTCTTCGTCGACGGCGACTGGTTCCGCACCGGGGACATCGTCACCATCGACGACGACGGGTTCGTCCGCATCGTCGACCGCATCAAGGAGCTCATCATCACCGGCGGCTTCAACGTCTCGCCGTCCGAGGTCGAAGAGGTCCTGACCCGGTTCGAGGGCGTCGCCGAAGCCGCGGTCGTGGGTCTGCCCACCCCCGGCGGCGAACAGGTGGCCGCCGCGATCGTCGTGAAGCCGGGCGCCCACGTCGACGTCGCGGCCCTGCGCTCGTTCGCGCGCAAGCACCTCACGCCGTACAAGGTGCCGCGGCGCATCGTCGTCGTCGACGACCTCCCCCGGTCGCTCATCGGCAAGGTGTTGCGCCGCAAGGTACGCGACTCGCTGGCCGAGCGCTGA
- a CDS encoding oxygenase MpaB family protein, whose translation MPALTEPLRARLQYTFNGQYTGTPEWVTDLEKGDDEGFFLPGSAVWAVHGAMSTIPAGVRALLVQALHPGALAGVHDHSRFREDPLGRLAGTIRWIYTVSYGSREAATHASNWVSRLHTKVVGTYDDRNGVTHDYAANDPELLSWVHMAFADSFLAAYLEWGHEPIPGGPDAYIREWATAGELMGVPNPPRSVAEMQSQLMDFDRRGVLERTARTDDVVKFIKRPPLFPALKVGYPVLFNGAVGTLQPRFRELLGLRAPHVGPIGIPTRAPAQAMLAGVGGVLGKRPVAEEHALARLDRIGWTAA comes from the coding sequence ATGCCCGCACTGACCGAACCGCTCCGCGCCCGCCTGCAGTACACCTTCAACGGGCAGTACACGGGCACGCCCGAGTGGGTCACCGACCTCGAGAAGGGCGACGACGAGGGGTTCTTCCTGCCGGGCTCGGCGGTGTGGGCCGTGCACGGCGCCATGTCGACCATCCCCGCCGGCGTGCGGGCACTGCTCGTCCAGGCGCTGCACCCGGGGGCGCTCGCCGGCGTCCACGACCACTCGCGTTTCCGCGAGGACCCGCTCGGCCGTCTCGCCGGCACCATCCGCTGGATCTACACCGTCTCGTACGGCAGCCGCGAGGCCGCCACCCACGCGTCGAACTGGGTGTCACGCCTGCACACGAAGGTCGTCGGCACGTACGACGACCGGAACGGCGTGACCCACGACTACGCCGCCAACGACCCGGAGCTGCTCAGCTGGGTGCACATGGCCTTCGCCGACTCGTTCCTCGCCGCCTACCTCGAGTGGGGCCACGAGCCGATCCCCGGGGGACCCGACGCCTACATCCGCGAGTGGGCGACGGCCGGCGAGCTGATGGGCGTGCCGAACCCGCCGCGCAGCGTCGCCGAGATGCAGTCACAGCTGATGGACTTCGACCGCCGGGGCGTGCTCGAGCGCACCGCGCGCACCGACGACGTCGTGAAGTTCATCAAGCGGCCCCCGCTCTTCCCCGCCCTGAAGGTCGGCTATCCCGTGCTCTTCAACGGCGCGGTGGGCACGCTGCAGCCGCGCTTCCGCGAGTTGCTCGGGCTGCGCGCGCCGCACGTCGGCCCGATCGGCATCCCGACCCGGGCGCCGGCGCAGGCCATGCTCGCGGGCGTCGGGGGAGTCCTCGGCAAGCGACCCGTCGCCGAGGAGCACGCCCTCGCCCGGCTCGACCGCATCGGATGGACGGCCGCCTGA